In the genome of Gloeotrichia echinulata CP02, one region contains:
- a CDS encoding ATP-binding protein yields the protein MTRSLRVAPEYIRRVRLALQVKGYGTQESLAISAALALSTVKNFLSGKAVSYGNFVELCKKLGLDWEAIAYQEPETQPPSLATINQTPFITGLPITHPRYFFGREKELKRLFDLLKRHPLQNAAILGKKRSGKTSLLHYLKNITTTPVAELRPGQKSDWLPHPSNYQWIFVDFQDSRMGKKQRLLQHILEGLGMKVPSPCDLDNFMDVVSNQLRSPTVILLDEIGAGLQRCRELDDRFWDSLRSLATNHTRGNLAFILASPESPMELARNTGHSSPFFNIFGYTTTLGAMTEKEARELIASSPITFASPDVEWILIQSRRLPLLVEILCRERLFSLEDGEIGDNWREEALQQIQVFAHLF from the coding sequence ATGACGCGATCGCTGCGAGTTGCCCCAGAGTATATTAGAAGAGTCCGGTTGGCTCTCCAGGTAAAGGGCTATGGGACACAGGAATCTTTAGCAATCTCTGCTGCACTGGCTTTATCCACCGTGAAAAACTTCCTCAGTGGTAAAGCTGTCAGTTACGGGAATTTTGTCGAACTGTGCAAAAAGTTGGGGTTAGACTGGGAAGCGATCGCCTATCAAGAACCAGAAACTCAACCACCGTCTCTGGCTACAATTAACCAGACGCCCTTCATCACTGGACTACCTATTACCCATCCCCGTTACTTTTTCGGACGAGAGAAGGAACTTAAACGGCTATTCGACTTATTAAAACGCCATCCCCTGCAAAACGCCGCCATTCTCGGTAAAAAACGCAGTGGTAAAACTTCATTGTTGCACTATCTCAAAAATATTACTACTACTCCAGTAGCAGAGTTGCGCCCAGGACAAAAGTCAGATTGGCTACCGCATCCCAGCAATTATCAATGGATATTCGTAGACTTCCAAGACTCGCGAATGGGGAAAAAACAGCGCCTACTACAGCATATTTTAGAAGGACTGGGGATGAAAGTACCCTCACCTTGTGACTTGGATAACTTTATGGATGTAGTCAGTAATCAGTTGCGATCGCCTACTGTTATATTACTCGATGAGATTGGTGCTGGTTTACAACGCTGTCGAGAATTAGACGATAGGTTTTGGGATAGTTTGCGGTCTTTAGCAACTAATCATACTAGAGGAAATCTGGCATTTATCTTAGCCAGCCCAGAATCACCAATGGAATTAGCGCGTAATACCGGGCATAGTTCACCGTTTTTCAATATCTTTGGATATACCACAACTTTAGGGGCTATGACTGAAAAAGAAGCGCGGGAATTGATAGCCAGTTCACCAATTACCTTCGCTTCTCCCGATGTCGAGTGGATTTTGATACAAAGTCGCCGCTTACCTCTGTTAGTGGAAATTCTCTGTAGAGAACGATTATTTAGTTTAGAAGATGGGGAAATTGGCGACAATTGGCGCGAAGAAGCGTTACAACAAATACAAGTCTTTGCTCACTTATTTTGA